The following proteins are co-located in the Sphingomonas panacis genome:
- the mreC gene encoding rod shape-determining protein MreC, translating to MAPSNNRRPGFSRRAQYGVFATYVFAVAGALVGAILLALSYFDPNTFGAARTAIAEVSAPVSSAFAFVGRSVGSVPDGLGSYIAVHDQNAALRKQIADERAITMRARAINYENRRLKGLLALRERVGVPVTTARLVSSSPASTRRFATLNAGAWQGVEHGQPVLGPEGLIGQVLESGPNTARVLLLTDPESSIPVRRTRDGLPALAQGRGDGLVDIRSVSNAAATFSPGEVFVTSGAGGVYPPNIPVARVLRHGRDIVVAEAAARPSTLDFALVQRAYLPPPAPAPTPTPTPTPKVKKP from the coding sequence ATGGCGCCGTCGAATAACCGGCGTCCGGGGTTTTCGCGCCGGGCGCAATATGGCGTTTTCGCAACCTATGTGTTCGCTGTGGCGGGTGCGCTGGTCGGCGCGATCCTGCTTGCTTTGTCCTATTTCGATCCGAACACGTTCGGCGCGGCGCGCACCGCGATCGCGGAAGTGAGCGCGCCCGTGTCTTCGGCGTTCGCCTTCGTCGGCCGCTCGGTCGGCTCGGTGCCGGACGGCTTGGGCAGCTATATCGCGGTCCATGACCAGAATGCCGCCCTGCGCAAGCAGATCGCCGATGAACGCGCGATCACGATGCGGGCACGGGCGATCAACTATGAAAATCGCCGTCTGAAGGGGCTGCTCGCGCTACGTGAGCGGGTTGGCGTACCGGTCACGACCGCGCGGTTGGTGAGTTCCTCGCCAGCAAGCACGCGGCGTTTCGCGACGCTCAATGCCGGTGCCTGGCAGGGCGTAGAACATGGTCAGCCCGTGCTCGGCCCAGAAGGATTGATCGGCCAGGTGCTCGAATCCGGCCCGAACACCGCGCGCGTGCTGCTGCTGACCGATCCCGAAAGCTCGATACCGGTGCGGCGCACCCGCGACGGCTTGCCCGCACTCGCGCAGGGGCGCGGCGACGGTCTGGTCGATATCCGCTCGGTCAGCAACGCCGCGGCCACCTTCTCGCCGGGTGAAGTCTTTGTCACCTCCGGCGCCGGCGGGGTCTATCCCCCCAACATTCCGGTGGCGCGGGTGCTGCGCCACGGCCGTGACATCGTGGTCGCCGAAGCTGCGGCGCGGCCGAGCACGCTCGATTTCGCGCTGGTCCAGCGTGCCTATCTACCGCCCCCCGCGCCAGCCCCGACCCCAACGCCGACGCCGACCCCCAAGGTGAAGAAGCCGTGA
- a CDS encoding rod shape-determining protein MreD, whose translation MRSPRRRGPFDETPDSRVGRLLPALSVMAGSCVTIWPTIASFPFLPPVGLLMLLAWRLIRREAIPVWAPLALGMFDDLLSGQPFGLGITTWTLCFFMIDMIDERLVFRDFWQNWLIAAGGTAFYLICGRLVAVPFGTHVDTVLLLQVLTSVLLFPVISLLCAWLDRDYEPA comes from the coding sequence GTGAGATCCCCGCGTCGCCGCGGTCCCTTCGACGAGACCCCGGATTCGCGCGTCGGCCGGCTGTTGCCCGCGCTGTCGGTGATGGCTGGCTCCTGCGTCACCATCTGGCCGACGATCGCCTCCTTCCCCTTTTTGCCGCCAGTCGGGCTGCTGATGCTGCTCGCGTGGCGACTGATCCGGCGGGAGGCGATCCCGGTCTGGGCACCCCTCGCGCTCGGCATGTTCGATGATCTGTTGAGCGGCCAGCCGTTCGGGTTGGGCATCACCACCTGGACGCTGTGCTTCTTCATGATCGATATGATCGACGAGCGGCTGGTGTTCCGGGATTTTTGGCAGAATTGGCTGATCGCGGCGGGCGGCACCGCCTTCTACCTGATTTGCGGTCGCTTGGTTGCGGTGCCGTTCGGCACCCATGTCGATACCGTCCTGCTGCTCCAGGTGCTCACCTCGGTGTTGTTGTTTCCGGTTATTTCGTTGCTTTGCGCCTGGCTCGATCGGGATTACGAACCGGCATGA
- a CDS encoding phosphatidylserine decarboxylase, producing the protein MPSLEKPEITTSTVKWRFADMHPEGRKYVLIAAAITFAMWLLVPILTWPMIAVTGWVALFFRDPIRVTPQAEGLVVAPADGLITMIERVPVPREIAGELGVLPLVRVSIFMSVFDVHINRTPIAGTIRQVVYISGKFLNADLDKASEENERQHIVVEDRDGRRIGFTQIAGLVARRIVPFVKTGDMVARGQRIGLIRFGSRVDVYLPEDCACQVALGQRSIAGETVLGRVGGIVATGISQ; encoded by the coding sequence ATGCCGTCTCTCGAAAAACCCGAAATCACCACCTCCACCGTCAAATGGCGCTTCGCCGACATGCACCCCGAGGGGCGCAAATATGTGCTGATCGCGGCAGCGATCACCTTCGCGATGTGGCTTTTGGTGCCGATCCTGACCTGGCCGATGATCGCCGTGACCGGGTGGGTCGCCCTGTTCTTCCGCGACCCGATCCGCGTGACGCCACAGGCCGAGGGGCTGGTGGTCGCACCCGCCGACGGCCTCATCACGATGATCGAGCGCGTGCCCGTGCCGCGCGAGATCGCGGGCGAACTGGGCGTATTGCCGCTGGTGCGCGTGTCGATCTTTATGTCGGTGTTCGACGTCCACATCAATCGCACGCCGATCGCAGGGACGATCCGACAGGTCGTCTATATCTCGGGCAAGTTCCTGAACGCCGATCTCGACAAGGCGAGCGAGGAGAACGAACGCCAGCATATCGTCGTCGAGGATCGCGACGGCCGTCGCATCGGTTTCACCCAGATCGCCGGGCTGGTCGCGCGCCGGATCGTGCCGTTCGTCAAGACCGGCGACATGGTCGCGCGGGGGCAGCGGATTGGCCTGATCCGCTTCGGTAGCCGTGTCGATGTGTATCTGCCCGAGGATTGCGCCTGCCAGGTCGCACTCGGCCAGCGCAGCATCGCCGGCGAGACCGTGCTGGGCCGCGTCGGCGGCATCGTCGCGACCGGGATTTCGCAGTGA
- a CDS encoding O-methyltransferase, which produces MTTLTTAPIAPLLAALFAETDRSEGVLPPALADLSTAQRAAMLRSKTDYIDLYSYMKDSPLAVSRETGVLLYMLARALGAKAIVEFGTSFGISTLHLAAALRDNAGGRLITTEFEPAKIARATENLDAGGVLDLVDLRAGDALDTLASDLPETIDLVLLDGAKALYGDILDLLESRLRPGALLIADNADMCPDYLARVRADDGGYLSVPFGSDVELSMRIG; this is translated from the coding sequence GTGACCACCTTGACCACCGCCCCGATCGCGCCGCTGCTCGCCGCGTTGTTCGCGGAGACCGACCGTAGCGAGGGCGTGCTTCCGCCAGCGCTCGCTGACCTCTCGACCGCGCAGCGCGCGGCGATGCTTCGCAGCAAGACCGACTATATCGACCTGTACAGTTACATGAAGGATTCGCCGCTCGCCGTATCGCGCGAAACCGGGGTGCTACTCTACATGCTCGCCCGTGCGCTCGGCGCCAAGGCGATCGTCGAGTTCGGCACCTCGTTCGGCATCTCCACGCTCCATCTCGCGGCGGCGCTGCGCGACAATGCCGGCGGGCGGCTCATCACCACCGAGTTCGAGCCGGCCAAGATCGCGCGCGCGACCGAGAATCTCGACGCTGGCGGTGTGCTCGATCTGGTCGACTTGCGCGCCGGCGATGCGCTCGACACGCTTGCGTCGGATCTGCCTGAGACGATCGATCTCGTGCTGCTCGACGGCGCCAAGGCGCTGTATGGCGACATCCTCGATCTGCTCGAAAGCCGGCTACGCCCCGGTGCGCTGCTCATCGCCGACAATGCCGATATGTGCCCGGACTATCTGGCGCGGGTTCGTGCCGATGATGGCGGCTACCTCTCAGTGCCGTTCGGCAGCGACGTCGAGTTGTCGATGCGGATCGGCTGA
- a CDS encoding cation:proton antiporter gives MALALDNNGLSDTLVILGAAGLVIPTFARFRISPVIGFILVGVLVGPAGLGSLVGSYPWLYYITISDAHSIEPFAEFGIILLLFSIGLELSFKRLWAMRAQVFGTGAAELIGSGLIIGVALHLLGQEWPGAIGLGFALTLSSTALVLPIAGTTSAVGRSAFAMLLFEDLALVPIIFVLAAFSPNATGGDWAFVGVLGRGLITVVVMYLGGRFILPRLFAQAARTKSPELFLAASLLIVIAASLATAAAGLSPIVGALLAGLLIAETDYHSEVEVMTAPFKGLALGVFLLTVGMSLDLRQIADNWSALLLGILGVIVVKTVVTFALLKLGGVKSGIAAETGVLMSSPSETTLIVLGTAAQAALIAPSTAAYWQTVTAIGLTITPLLAWAGRRVAARIERRGGGDDTLDLRIPNDGPGTVIIGFGRVGRMVADMLATHNQPYVAVEADIDTVTAARRDGYPLIFGDVSRPELVDRLNLGRAKALILTMDDPVLTVQVTRRVRGWVPNLTIIARARDVDHAAELYRAGVTDAVPETLESSLQLSEAVLTDLGVAVGPVIASIHEKRDELRQGIKQAADLERTPRIRRVRVNEG, from the coding sequence ATGGCATTGGCGCTCGACAATAACGGACTGAGCGATACGCTCGTCATCCTCGGGGCGGCGGGCCTCGTGATTCCCACCTTCGCGCGATTCCGGATCAGTCCGGTGATCGGGTTCATCCTGGTCGGCGTGCTGGTCGGGCCGGCTGGCCTCGGTTCGTTGGTGGGGAGCTACCCGTGGCTCTACTACATCACCATCTCCGACGCGCATTCGATCGAGCCATTCGCCGAGTTCGGCATCATCCTGCTGCTTTTCTCGATCGGGTTGGAGCTGTCGTTCAAGCGGCTCTGGGCGATGCGCGCGCAAGTGTTCGGCACGGGCGCCGCCGAACTGATCGGCTCGGGCCTCATCATCGGAGTCGCGCTGCATCTTCTCGGACAGGAATGGCCGGGCGCGATCGGCCTCGGTTTCGCGCTGACGCTATCCTCCACCGCCTTGGTCCTGCCGATCGCTGGCACGACCAGCGCGGTCGGTCGCTCGGCGTTCGCGATGCTGCTGTTCGAGGATCTCGCGCTGGTGCCGATCATCTTCGTGCTCGCTGCCTTCTCGCCCAACGCGACCGGTGGCGACTGGGCGTTCGTGGGGGTCCTCGGACGCGGACTGATAACCGTGGTCGTCATGTACCTGGGCGGCCGGTTCATCCTGCCGCGGCTGTTCGCCCAGGCGGCGCGCACCAAAAGCCCCGAACTGTTCCTCGCCGCGTCCCTGCTGATCGTGATCGCGGCGAGCCTCGCCACCGCGGCGGCTGGGCTGTCGCCGATCGTCGGCGCGCTGCTCGCCGGTCTGCTGATCGCCGAGACCGATTATCACAGTGAGGTCGAAGTGATGACCGCGCCGTTCAAGGGCCTCGCGCTCGGCGTGTTCCTGCTCACCGTCGGCATGAGCCTCGATCTGCGCCAGATCGCCGACAATTGGAGCGCGTTGCTGCTCGGCATCCTCGGCGTGATCGTCGTCAAGACCGTGGTGACGTTCGCGTTGCTCAAGCTCGGCGGGGTCAAATCGGGCATCGCCGCTGAAACCGGCGTGCTGATGTCGAGTCCGTCGGAGACGACGTTGATCGTGCTCGGCACAGCCGCGCAGGCAGCGCTGATCGCGCCCTCCACCGCCGCTTACTGGCAGACCGTAACGGCGATCGGTCTCACGATCACGCCGCTGCTCGCCTGGGCGGGGCGGCGCGTGGCGGCGCGGATCGAACGGCGCGGTGGTGGCGACGATACGCTCGACCTGAGAATCCCGAACGACGGGCCGGGCACGGTCATCATCGGCTTCGGGCGGGTCGGACGGATGGTGGCGGACATGCTCGCGACGCACAACCAGCCCTATGTCGCGGTCGAGGCCGATATCGATACGGTAACGGCGGCGCGGCGAGACGGCTATCCGCTGATCTTCGGTGACGTGTCGCGACCCGAACTGGTCGATCGGCTCAATCTCGGGCGGGCGAAGGCGCTGATCCTGACGATGGATGATCCGGTGCTGACGGTACAGGTGACGCGGCGGGTGCGCGGTTGGGTGCCCAATCTCACGATCATCGCCCGTGCGCGCGATGTCGACCATGCCGCCGAACTGTACCGCGCCGGCGTGACCGATGCGGTGCCCGAGACGCTGGAAAGCTCACTGCAACTCTCCGAAGCGGTGCTGACCGATCTCGGCGTTGCCGTCGGCCCGGTGATCGCCTCTATCCACGAAAAGCGCGACGAACTGCGGCAGGGGATCAAGCAGGCCGCGGATCTGGAGCGGACACCGCGGATCAGACGGGTGCGCGTGAACGAGGGGTGA
- a CDS encoding rod shape-determining protein, with protein sequence MAFFSRFFKFMSHDMAIDLGTANTVVYLRGRGIVLNEPSVVAVETLNGVKRVKAVGDDAKLMMGKTPDSIQAIRPLRDGVIADIDVAEQMIKHFIHKVHGGQRRFMRWPQIVICVPSGSTSVERRAIRDAASNAGASQVWLIEEPMAAAIGADMPVTEPIGSMVVDIGGGTTEVAVLSLRGLAYTTSVRVGGDKMDEAIVSYVRRNHNLLIGDATAERIKQEVGVAKPPADGIGLTIHIKGRDLVNGVPKEIQINQGQIAEALSEPVGTIVEGVRIALENTAPELAADIVDQGIVLTGGGALLKGIDEVLRDETGLPVTVADDPLICVALGTGRALEDPVFRGVLHSA encoded by the coding sequence ATGGCCTTCTTCTCGCGTTTCTTCAAATTCATGTCGCACGACATGGCGATCGATCTCGGGACCGCGAACACCGTCGTCTATTTGCGCGGGCGCGGTATCGTCCTCAACGAACCGTCGGTGGTCGCCGTCGAGACTCTCAACGGCGTCAAGCGCGTGAAGGCGGTCGGCGACGACGCCAAGCTGATGATGGGCAAGACTCCCGATAGCATCCAGGCGATTCGTCCGCTGCGCGACGGCGTGATCGCCGACATCGACGTCGCCGAGCAGATGATCAAGCATTTCATCCACAAGGTTCACGGTGGTCAGCGGCGCTTCATGCGTTGGCCGCAGATCGTGATCTGCGTGCCGTCGGGCTCGACCTCGGTAGAGCGCCGCGCGATCCGCGATGCCGCCTCCAATGCCGGCGCATCGCAAGTCTGGCTGATCGAGGAGCCGATGGCGGCCGCGATCGGCGCGGACATGCCCGTCACCGAGCCGATCGGCTCGATGGTGGTCGACATCGGCGGCGGCACGACCGAAGTCGCCGTCCTGTCGCTGCGTGGCCTCGCCTATACCACTTCGGTTCGCGTCGGCGGCGACAAGATGGACGAAGCGATCGTCTCCTACGTGCGCCGCAATCACAATCTGCTGATCGGCGATGCGACGGCGGAACGGATCAAGCAGGAAGTCGGCGTCGCCAAGCCGCCGGCGGACGGCATTGGTCTGACGATCCACATCAAGGGCCGCGATCTTGTCAACGGCGTGCCCAAGGAAATCCAGATCAATCAGGGCCAGATCGCCGAGGCGCTCAGCGAGCCGGTCGGCACGATCGTCGAGGGCGTCCGAATCGCGCTCGAGAATACCGCGCCCGAACTGGCGGCGGACATCGTCGATCAGGGCATCGTTCTCACCGGCGGCGGCGCGCTGCTAAAGGGTATCGATGAGGTGCTGCGCGATGAGACAGGCCTGCCCGTCACCGTCGCCGACGATCCGCTGATCTGCGTTGCGCTCGGCACCGGCCGCGCGCTCGAAGATCCGGTGTTCCGCGGCGTCTTGCACAGCGCCTGA
- a CDS encoding TetR family transcriptional regulator, whose translation MTEHEKPRISARKAPRQARSAQLVADILEAAARVLAEDGAHRFTTARVAERAGVSIGSLYQYFPNKAAILFRLQSDEWSETGALMRGILEDRSAPPRDRLRRLVHAFVRSECEEAEMRIALADAAPYYRDAPEAAVPRVRGSAILRAFMVEALPGCGEDTREIAGNLVMMTLADVGKRLSEDTALAAQVEAYSDSLADMFETYLERLNRG comes from the coding sequence ATGACCGAGCACGAGAAACCCAGGATTTCCGCGCGAAAAGCCCCGCGACAGGCGCGATCGGCGCAGTTGGTCGCGGACATTCTCGAAGCTGCCGCTCGCGTTCTGGCGGAGGACGGTGCGCACCGCTTCACCACTGCAAGAGTCGCGGAGCGGGCCGGCGTCAGCATCGGTTCGCTCTATCAATATTTTCCCAACAAGGCGGCGATCCTGTTCCGGTTGCAGAGCGACGAATGGTCAGAGACCGGCGCTTTGATGCGTGGCATTCTCGAGGATCGTTCGGCGCCGCCGCGCGACCGGCTCCGTCGGCTGGTTCACGCCTTCGTGCGATCCGAATGCGAGGAGGCCGAGATGCGGATCGCGCTCGCCGACGCCGCGCCATATTATCGTGACGCGCCCGAAGCGGCGGTGCCGCGGGTGCGCGGGAGCGCGATCCTGCGCGCCTTCATGGTCGAGGCGCTGCCCGGCTGCGGCGAGGATACGCGCGAGATCGCGGGCAATCTGGTGATGATGACACTCGCCGATGTCGGCAAGCGCCTCTCCGAAGATACCGCGCTGGCCGCCCAGGTTGAGGCCTATTCGGATTCGCTCGCGGATATGTTCGAGACCTATCTGGAGCGGCTGAACCGAGGCTGA
- the mutL gene encoding DNA mismatch repair endonuclease MutL translates to MSIRRLPEHLVNRIAAGEVVERPASALKELVENAIDADASRISIRLVAGGTDLVEVTDDGCGMTHADMALALERHATSKLPDEAIEAVATLGFRGEALPSIASVARLSLESRVPGAEGWSRIVDNGVVTGEGPAAIPPGTRVRVEALFERVPARRKFLRSARSEYAASLDVVKRLAMARPDIAFNVEHDGRRVLTVAAGETLPDRVAALTDRGLIENGIGVDLEREGIVLGGIAGLPTFNRGIADHQYLFVNGRPVKDRLLTGAVRGAYAELLARDRHAVVALFLQVPGDLVDVNVHPAKTEVRFREPALVRGLIVSGLRRALDEAGHRSVQRPDAAALELWKSEIIAPPSPAPHLWGASPQVFPPERLEGDDAGRGEGRYEAALPVSHAVYDRRPSFAAPPPQARAEPAYQPPPQTERYPLGVARGQVARTYIVAEAEDGLVLVDQHAAHERLVLERMRKAMAGGGVASQALLLAEVVELDEPACDRLEARAAELAEFGLDLDRFGPRAMLVRGVPALLGQGDVVGLVTDIADELAAFDEALSLKERLDHVAATMACHGSVRAGRVLSVAEMNALLREMEVTPHSGQCNHGRPTWIKLAHGDIEKLFGRK, encoded by the coding sequence ATGTCAATACGGCGCTTACCTGAACATCTGGTCAATCGAATCGCTGCCGGGGAGGTTGTCGAACGCCCTGCCAGCGCGCTCAAGGAGCTGGTCGAAAACGCGATAGATGCCGATGCATCGCGTATTTCCATTCGGCTCGTCGCAGGCGGTACAGACCTCGTCGAAGTTACCGACGATGGCTGCGGCATGACGCACGCCGACATGGCGCTCGCGCTTGAGCGACATGCGACCTCGAAGCTGCCGGACGAGGCTATCGAAGCCGTTGCGACGTTGGGTTTTCGCGGCGAGGCGTTGCCCTCAATTGCGAGCGTCGCGCGGCTTTCGCTCGAAAGCAGGGTGCCCGGCGCGGAAGGCTGGTCGCGAATCGTCGATAACGGCGTGGTGACGGGTGAGGGGCCGGCGGCGATTCCCCCCGGCACGCGCGTTCGCGTTGAGGCTTTGTTCGAGCGCGTACCGGCGCGGCGCAAGTTCCTGCGTTCGGCGCGGTCGGAATATGCCGCCAGCCTGGACGTGGTGAAGCGGCTCGCGATGGCCCGGCCCGACATCGCGTTCAACGTTGAGCATGACGGGCGTCGCGTGCTGACCGTCGCCGCTGGCGAGACCTTGCCGGACCGCGTGGCCGCGCTCACCGATCGCGGGCTGATCGAGAACGGCATCGGTGTCGATCTGGAACGCGAGGGCATCGTGCTCGGCGGGATCGCCGGGCTGCCGACCTTCAACCGTGGCATCGCCGACCATCAATATCTGTTCGTCAATGGCCGCCCGGTGAAGGACCGACTGCTGACCGGCGCGGTGCGCGGCGCGTATGCCGAGCTGCTCGCCCGCGACCGCCATGCGGTGGTGGCCCTGTTCCTCCAGGTGCCGGGCGATCTCGTCGATGTGAATGTGCACCCCGCCAAGACCGAGGTGCGCTTCCGCGAACCCGCGCTGGTGCGCGGCCTGATCGTCAGCGGCCTACGCCGCGCGCTCGACGAAGCCGGCCACCGCAGCGTGCAGCGGCCCGATGCGGCAGCGCTGGAGCTGTGGAAATCCGAGATCATCGCGCCACCTTCTCCCGCACCCCATTTATGGGGCGCATCGCCGCAAGTCTTTCCCCCGGAAAGACTCGAGGGCGACGATGCGGGCCGGGGAGAGGGGCGGTACGAAGCGGCGTTGCCCGTATCGCACGCCGTCTACGACCGCCGCCCATCGTTCGCCGCCCCGCCACCGCAGGCCCGCGCCGAGCCCGCCTACCAGCCCCCCCCGCAAACCGAACGCTATCCGCTCGGCGTCGCGCGTGGGCAGGTCGCACGTACCTATATCGTTGCCGAGGCCGAGGACGGGCTGGTGCTAGTCGACCAGCACGCCGCGCACGAGCGACTGGTGCTCGAGCGCATGCGCAAGGCAATGGCGGGCGGTGGGGTCGCGTCGCAGGCGCTGCTGCTCGCCGAAGTGGTTGAACTCGACGAACCCGCCTGCGACCGGCTCGAAGCTCGCGCCGCCGAGCTCGCCGAATTCGGCCTCGATCTCGATCGCTTCGGCCCGCGCGCGATGCTGGTGCGCGGCGTACCGGCGCTGCTCGGGCAGGGCGATGTCGTTGGCCTCGTCACTGACATCGCCGACGAACTCGCCGCGTTCGACGAGGCGCTGAGCCTCAAGGAACGGCTCGATCATGTCGCGGCGACGATGGCGTGCCACGGCTCGGTGCGCGCCGGCCGCGTGCTGTCGGTTGCCGAGATGAACGCATTGCTTCGCGAAATGGAGGTGACGCCGCATTCGGGCCAGTGCAACCACGGTCGTCCGACCTGGATCAAGCTCGCGCATGGCGACATCGAGAAGCTGTTCGGGCGGAAATAG
- a CDS encoding NADP-dependent isocitrate dehydrogenase: protein MAKIKVKTPVVEIDGDEMTRIIWQWIRERLILPYLDIDLEYYDLGVQKRDETNDQITIDSAKAIQKYGVGVKCATITPDEARVEEFGLKQMWKSPNGTIRNILGGTIFREPIVISNVPRLIPGWTKPIVVGRHAFGDQYRATDFLVPGPGKLRLVFDGADGTKIDREVFDFPSPGVALAMYNLDDSIRDFARASMHYGLNLKWPVYLSTKNTILKAYDGRFKDLFAEVFENEFKDQFKEAGITYEHRLIDDMVASALKWNGEFVWACKNYDGDVQSDQVAQGFGSLGLMTSVLLTPDGKTVEAEAAHGTVTRHFRMHEQGKATSTNPIASIFAWTRGLIYRGKFDGTPEVTKFAETLEKVCIETVESGKMTKDLALLIGPNQAWMTTEQFFEAVRVNLEAKMGDVLAA from the coding sequence ATGGCGAAGATCAAGGTGAAGACGCCCGTCGTGGAGATCGACGGCGACGAGATGACGCGGATCATCTGGCAGTGGATTCGCGAGCGACTCATCCTCCCCTATCTCGACATCGATCTCGAATATTACGACCTCGGCGTGCAGAAGCGCGACGAGACCAACGACCAGATCACCATCGACAGCGCCAAGGCGATCCAGAAATACGGCGTCGGCGTGAAGTGCGCGACGATCACCCCCGATGAGGCGCGGGTCGAGGAATTCGGCCTCAAGCAGATGTGGAAGTCGCCCAACGGCACGATCCGCAACATCCTTGGCGGCACGATCTTCCGCGAGCCGATCGTGATCTCGAACGTGCCGCGGCTGATTCCGGGTTGGACCAAGCCGATCGTCGTCGGCCGTCACGCTTTCGGCGATCAGTATCGCGCGACCGATTTCCTCGTTCCCGGCCCCGGCAAGCTGCGTCTCGTGTTTGACGGCGCCGACGGCACCAAGATCGACCGCGAAGTGTTTGATTTCCCGTCGCCGGGCGTCGCGCTGGCGATGTACAATCTCGACGATTCGATCCGCGATTTCGCGCGCGCCTCGATGCACTATGGCCTGAACCTCAAGTGGCCGGTGTACCTGTCGACCAAGAACACCATCCTCAAGGCCTATGACGGCCGCTTCAAGGATCTGTTCGCCGAGGTTTTCGAGAACGAGTTCAAGGACCAGTTCAAGGAAGCCGGCATCACCTACGAGCATCGCCTGATCGACGACATGGTCGCATCGGCGCTCAAGTGGAACGGCGAGTTCGTGTGGGCCTGCAAGAACTATGATGGCGACGTGCAGTCGGATCAGGTCGCGCAAGGGTTCGGTTCGCTCGGCCTGATGACCTCGGTGCTGCTGACGCCGGACGGCAAGACCGTCGAGGCTGAAGCCGCGCACGGCACCGTCACGCGCCACTTCCGCATGCACGAACAGGGCAAGGCGACCTCGACCAACCCGATCGCATCGATCTTCGCGTGGACCCGCGGCCTGATCTATCGCGGCAAGTTCGACGGCACCCCCGAGGTGACCAAGTTCGCGGAGACGCTCGAGAAGGTCTGCATCGAGACCGTCGAGAGTGGCAAGATGACCAAGGATCTCGCGCTGCTGATCGGCCCGAACCAGGCGTGGATGACGACCGAGCAGTTCTTCGAGGCAGTGCGCGTCAATCTCGAAGCCAAGATGGGCGACGTTCTCGCCGCGTGA